In one window of Trichoderma breve strain T069 chromosome 7 map unlocalized scaffold00008, whole genome shotgun sequence DNA:
- a CDS encoding AAA domain-containing protein, translated as MDPLSSLAIAAAVFQFLDIGGKLLVKGWGYYKNMRGELRKETPDYGQLNDEKRELLRAFEDLSSQISGIQATSENMMASELATPANGQSLRLLSTCTSLSRDLEKIKKKINPPSKEKINCKDHLRYHPHGEESCKECQKRNDAEIMEFNRNEKNIEEIRRRLEALRRNVIDSVILGLWDDSKRTKQWEVHFSNKLDKVVGLLERTEKLEEDFHPQSTSSNQEASIQDQIHHLVDEDVARLRKALRPLIQTGKGPLSLKQLAKDIIGSLDLEVGASIAVRKELIDFLRTNDWKLDISMTDESLVKINPTTVGRAIASDIRFNTIQSREEAISDTSETTYSWIFEDEPQKVHDIPMWNSFPKWFEDDSNKVYWITGKPGSGKSTIMKLILQQKSFWDTQTQSSGPLRLLLVKYYAWNPGNTLQKSLEGLKRTILSQVLDQCPDLASVLTPRRWAFCQVLRSTSGIPANIKLALFIDGLDEFDMQPTEIIKFIRHITAQCQSGLKVCAASRPWTEFEDEFNEGPMLQMHLLTERDMRIFVTESFKNNKGFIEQKQLNAGAATQLLTDIVQRANGVFIWVSIVVQHLLALLLQGQSISQARQTLKALPSDISSLYDIMWASISPKNLFDASYMMQVLNAAEGPLPWFTMWLIEESRFASVNINDLPDDDSWKDVAIKSLKRKLAARTKCILEINADTSGGFVDFIHRTARDWAMQPENWQLICSSSAEFDPHLCILKAETLIVSHQGLGEQGDFWDTVARALWHASEVKDSPKNTLDFVNSLNSFNAQVDRLFQTTSTGWAMVGKYANHWSAGQDNKHRWRIQNTFLGLAAQFSILPYIKAVTRSDRRRLAQTFSRDSLGLLENAIFGYSFYMPLALSKNGFRPRIPCGRRLATVEYLLEQGVHQSTVHARDGRHDIKEEIQNILQDDTSQDVLEYYSTVKTHLDNRDFRASAKTMGLRIRYFFKGEKHS; from the exons ATTTCTGGACATTGGTGGAAAGCTCCTTGTCAAGGGCTGGGgatattataaaaatatgCGAGGGGAACTGCGAAAGGAAACACCTGACTATGGGCAactcaatgatgaaaaaaggGAATTATTAAGAGCCTTTGAAGATTTGTCGTCGCAAATTTCCGGGATCCAAGCCACTTCTGAAAATATGATGGCTTCAGAGCTCGCAACACCTGCCAACGGACAATCATTGCGGCTATTATCCACATGCACCAGCCTTTCTAGAGACCTTGAGAAGATCAAAAAGAAGATCAATCCGCCGAGCAAGGAGAAGATAAACTGCAAAGACCATCTGCGGTATCATCCACATGGAGAGGAAAGTTGTAAGGAATGCCAAAAGAGGAATGACGCAGAGATCATGGAATTCAACAGAAATGAAAAGAATATTGAGGAGATTAGGAGGCGACTTGAGGCTCTCAGGCGCAATGTAATTGACTCTGTGATCCTGGGCCTATG GGATGACTCAAAGCGTACTAAGCAATGGGAAGTGCACTTTAGTAATAAACTGGACAAGGTCGTTGGCTTACTCGAAAGGACCGAGAAATTGGAAGAAGACTTTCATCCGCAatcgacatcatcaaacCAGGAGGCATCAATACAAGACCAAATTCATCATTTGGTAGATGAGGACGTGGCAAGACTGAGGAAAGCTCTAAGACCACTGATTCAAACTGGAAAAGGGCCACTATCGTTGAAGCAATTGGCAAAAGACATAATTGGATCCCTTGATCTCGAGGTCGGGGCGTCGATTGCGGTTCGCAAGGAACTTATCGACTTTCTTCGGACGAATGACTGGAAGCTGGATATTTCCATGACTGATGAATCCTTGGTGAAGATCAACCCTACCACGGTTGGTCGTGCTATAGCCTCAGATATTCGTTTTAATACCATACAATCACGCGAAGAGGCAATTTCGGATACCTCTGAAACGACATATTCTTGGATTTTTGAGGACGAACCTCAAAAAGTCCATGACATACCTATGTGGAATAGCTTCCCTAAGTGGTTCGAAGATGACTCAAATAAAGTTTACTGGATCACAGGCAAACCAGGCTCCGGCAAGTCAACCATAATGAAACTAATATTACAACAAAAGTCTTTTTGGGATACACAAACCCAGTCTAGTGGGCCATtgcgccttcttcttgtgaaGTACTACGCCTGGAATCCCGGCAATACTTTGCAAAAGTCTCTCGAAGGTCTCAAAAGGACAATTTTGTCTCAGGTGCTGGATCAATGTCCTGATTTGGCATCAGTACTGACACCGAGACGCTGGGCGTTCTGTCAAGTGTTAAGAAGCACCTCAGGCATTCCCGC GAACATCAAACTCGCCTTATTTATCGATGGGCTTGACGAGTTCGACATGCAACCTACTGAAATTATCAAATTCATTCGTCATATAACGGCACAATGTCAAAGCGGGCTTAAAGTATGCGCAGCAAGTCGACCATGGACAGAATTTGAAGATGAATTTAATGAAGGCCCAATGCTGCAAATGCACCTACTAACAGAACGAGACATGAGAATTTTTGTCACGGAAAGTTTTAAGAACAATAAAGGTTTCATTGAACAGAAACAATTGAATGCTGGAGCCGCTACTCAGCTTCTTACCGACATAGTACAGAGGGCGAATGGAGTTTTCATTTGGGTTTCAATAGTCGTGCAACATTTGTTGGCTCTTTTACTTCAAGGGCAGTCAATATCTCAGGCTCGGCAAACTCTCAAAGCCCTCCCTTCGGACATCTCGTCTCTGTACGATATCATGTGGGCTAGCATCAGTCCGAAAAATCTCTTTGATGCATCTTATATGATGCAAGTACTGAATGCCGCTGAAGGTCCGTTGCCATGGTTTACAATGTGGCTGATTGAAGAATCGAGATTTGCCTCGGTAAACATCAATGACCTTCCAGATGATGACAGCTGGAAAGACGTCGCTATTAAATcattgaaaagaaaactcGCAGCTCGAACAAAATGCATTTTGGAAATTAACGCAGATACAAGCGGTGGTTTTGTCGATTTCATCCACCGTACTGCGCGGGATTGGGCAATGCAACCTGAGAATTGGCAGCTGATATGTTCATCAAGCGCAGAATTCGATCCTCACTTATGTATTCTGAAAGCTGAGACTCTCATTGTATCCCACCAGGGGTTAGGCGAGCAAGGAGACTTTTGGGATACAGTAGCGAGAGCTCTTTGGCATGCAAGCGAGGTCAAAGACAGCCCTAAGAATACGCTGGATTTTGTTAATTCACTGAACTCCTTTAATGCTCAGGTTGATAGGCTATTCCAGACGACTTCAACCGGATGGGCAATGGTCGGCAAATATGCTAATCATTGGTCAGCTGGACAAGACAACAAGCATCGGTGGCGCATCCAAAATACTTTTCTTGGGCTGGCTGCGCAGTTCTCTATTCTACCATATATTAAAGCTGTGACCCGGTCAGATCGACGTCGTTTAGCTCAAACCTTTTCTCGAGATTCTCTAGGTCTTCTCGAAAACGCGATATTTGGCTACTCTTTTTATATGCCGTTAGCTCTTTCCAAGAACGGCTTTCGCCCCCGAATACCCTGTGGCCGGAGATTGGCAACTGTGGAATATCTGTTGGAACAAGGCGTTCACCAATCGACAGTGCACGCAAGAGATGGCAGACATGATATTAAAGAGGAGATACAGAATATATTGCAGGACGACACATCGCAGGACGTTCTGGAATACTATTCTACAGTGAAAACGCACTTAGATAATCGAGACTTCAGAGCAAGTGCTAAAACTATGGGACTACGCATTAGATATTTTTTCAAAGGTGAAAAGCATAgttaa